In the Wyeomyia smithii strain HCP4-BCI-WySm-NY-G18 chromosome 2, ASM2978416v1, whole genome shotgun sequence genome, one interval contains:
- the LOC129724075 gene encoding zinc finger protein jing homolog isoform X1 has protein sequence MMVEKYWSGVTTLNCTNSTTFSETSNPGSPCETHASGDDVPQQRIFRKLRTVINAKTAAGCNTKSNAHSRTNVPFAIFSLRMASISAKMAPHTQAANLTIKQQYQPHQWPWSTNSNSNSNNSTTSNSTANSSSSLPASVNTHTQTQPASNAANSVISPSITVTPVNKLKRLQPVQSEASHGGSITRSNSTNTIANGAKRIRATSVEKVNKSVGTNTTNLSGPPGLVAVGSSLAAATSSTTTKKLTQMAIVAASSINHQQQHHLHHQQQQQQQQQQHQQQQISTGTTTTTITKNTRNFTATPNGNADLSNANKITGYFKSQMKTTNTFNNLKKNIKTIAGRATTLKTTATASATSTTTATAEAEAEITTTTELMTTTSTVLQQKSIIKTPIKGSSASLEKYLNLLQQQQLVKQTDLDVRTLTTSISPTTSLKKVERKTARIAPTVSVNRKVSHSTQGGLGVGQPKKPITIAPRTADPKLGVNFNQQQMGATNSNSQTKQQEQIVKSQQPTVLLTAIRIPQQQQQSTQTQTTQPQSSQQTPQQPPQQQPQQQQQQQFKQTVQQQSPISSPPRTPTKLGSAVFQFHPQTTAVMPNLVQIPNLVPTQPVSSATKLNTVSTTVSATTSSPSQSANLLMNNASHGLTAARLNNGTTQLFMNGAVIKLHQIQQQQQVAVSSAQQVPTSQQNLTMEATTVNMNLNGLISKPPALSATMPLSATATIGTNQQPQQGKTFALHTQPSAQLFQQTNAATAAAFAPQQLFMTPTGGIFLNAAALPTMLTSGLTAASLQQALTQAAQANVPALHPLQPTQPQATQLPNITAIIQQQQQQQAQQTQAQHNFHQLLANIPQAVLQNLQATTKFGQGPQFVPIPSHLFLNPQTPALASNGSSASLTNPITISTSTIPSGSTTVTQPLSPPPLVATVSTFSTTTKPIMNTLNSQKIIIASATTGTSTAKAPVAIKPISSTEPPKLVPVQMNKPSISIAPVLTNPPKLVTPSAPVPKLVLSASVASKATSTTALPTKDLPKPCLLSLEPPALAPASIPAAIKLPLPGPPINTQRAIDNKSPPALNPLSLDCGSSNDSGFVANSSDTEDKSLTIDLCSPGTPDFSPQKKEEEITKSVEPPSPDSPTAEPEEETEFDSKDDEPTEPELPERPPQSSPPPLRLLPPTIETCLLENLSHNSSLPPSQKSPKSLILEQIKLKLPDKPDDQPQESMSSDQDSTSQSPLDEQQSSMATPSESQRSTTPIDLSPPSIDTDLLATPPPGSECAKSPILSQPKTIRFPALNGAHHNFGRKGFRRLSDGRLFGLCYWNNCDAQFDTSSKLLDHLQIEHVNSQSGPFACLWDGCKVHNKESCSRRWLERHVLSHGGSKPHKCIVAKCGMRFGSQLALEKHVNNHFSNSDSAGSSKRSSDPPLPKVLRKTGKKLRYRRQPWSARRFDFFDIGVMEGLQHRLILAGSVASARRGTVTFRGQAAGRRTTSTGTEVFVKWYPREIISDDWIPEAEVTLTREISIQELSPDQRFELEAQLKTNRKANAELLSDLHELNLKLQTVADATSSSCCSSSSSSSRSSSSFSFSSSGCSSMSTPIPFNSRTGPKKLRKPSKDSYTTSSSPLSSVLSSSSSSLLSSGSSNSSSSCRNSGSASSCSSSTSS, from the exons TGGTGTCACGACATTAAATTGTACGAACAGTACAACATTCAGCGAAACTTCTAATCCAGGATCTCCGTGCGAAACCCACGCCAGTGGTGACGATGTGCCACAGCAACGGATCTTTCGTAAGTTAAGGACAGTAATCAATGCAAAGACTGCCGCAGGCTGTAACACCAAAAGTAACGCACATAGTCGAACAAACGTACCATTCGCGATCTTTTCACTGCGAATGGCTTCCATCAGTGCAAAAATGGCACCACACACGCAGGCTGCCAATCTTACAATTAAACAGCAATATCAACCCCACCAGTGGCCATGGAGTACCAATAGCAATAGCAACAGTAACAATTCCACCACGAGCAATAGTACAGCCAATAGCAGCAGTAGTCTGCCAGCTTCCGTCAATACTCATACGCAGACACAGCCAGCAAGTAATGCAGCTAACTCTgtcatatcaccatccataacGGTTACACCGGTAAACAAACTAAAACGCCTTCAGCCGGTTCAGTCGGAGGCATCCCATGGTGGTAGCATCACCCGAAGCAATAGCACCAATACCATAGCAAACGGTGCGAAAAGGATTCGAGCAACGAGTGTTGAAAAAGTTAATAAATCGGTCGGCACCAACACCACCAATCTCAGCGGACCACCGGGGCTCGTAGCCGTAGGTTCCAGTTTGGCTGCTGCTACCAGCAGCACCACAACCAAAAAGCTAACACAGATGGCTATCGTCGCCGCCAGCAGCATCAACCATCAGCAGCAACACCACCTCCAccaccaacagcagcagcagcagcaacaacaacagcaccaACAGCAGCAGATCTCAACCGGCACGACCACAACAACCATCACCAAGAACACGAGAAACTTCACTGCCACGCCGAACGGAAATGCCGATCTTAGCAACGCAAACAAAATAACAGGTTACTTCAAGTCCCAAATGAAAACCACCAACACTTTTAATAATCtaaagaaaaatattaaaactataGCGGGACGAGCCACGACACTGAAGACCACTGCCACAGCTTCGGCGACATCGACGACCACAGCGACGGCAGAAGCGGAAGCAGAAATCACCACTACCACCGAGTTGATGACAACAACTTCCACCGTTCTGCAACAGAAGAGCATCATCAAGACACCGATCAAGGGCTCCAGTGCAAGTCTGGAGAAGTATCTCAATCTCCTGCAACAGCAACAACTCGTAAAGCAGACAGATTTGGACGTCCGAACGCTTACTACTTCTATTTCTCCCACAACCTCACTGAAGAAGGTAGAGCGAAAAACGGCGCGAATAGCACCGACCGTTTCAGTAAACCGTAAGGTCAGTCATTCAACGCAAGGTGGCCTCGGAGTAGGACAGCCCAAAAAGCCCATTACAATAGCTCCGAGAACGGCTGATCCTAAACTGGGAGTTAATTTCAACCAGCAGCAGATGGGGGCCACTAACAGCAACAGTCAAACCAAACAGCAGGAACAAATTGTCAAGTCCCAGCAACCTACGGTTCTGCTTACGGCAATACGTATCccccagcagcagcaacagtccACTCAAACACAAACGACGCAACCACAATCCAGTCAACAGACACCTCAACAACCACCACAGCAGCAaccccagcagcagcagcagcagcaatttAAGCAAACAGTACAACAACAATCTCCAATCAGTAGTCCTCCGCGTACACCAACGAAGTTGGGATCGGCCGTATTTCAGTTTCACCCGCAAACTACAGCTGTAATGCCAAATCTGGTCCAGATTCCTAATCTGGTGCCTACTCAACCGGTGTCCTCGGCAACTAAGCTGAACACTGTTTCAACAACCGTTTCTGCAACAACTAGCAGTCCAAGTCAGTCTGCGAACTTGCTTATGAACAATGCAAGCCACGGTTTGACGGCTGCTCGTTTAAACAACGGAACTACACAACTATTCATGAATGGAGCTGTAATCAAACTGCACCAGatacagcaacaacagcaagtTGCTGTTTCGTCTGCCCAGCAAGTACCAACCAGCCAGCAAAATCTTACCATGGAAGCTACCACCGTTAACATGAACCTGAACGGACTTATCTCGAAGCCGCCTGCACTGTCGGCAACGATGCCATTATCGGCCACTGCCACCATCGGTACAAATCAGCAACCACAACAGGGTAAGACGTTTGCCCTTCATACACAACCATCTGCACAGTTGTTCCAGCAAACAAATGCAGCCACCGCAGCCGCTTTTGCACCTCAGCAACTGTTTATGACTCCCACTGGAGGAATTTTCCTCAATGCAGCTGCCCTGCCAACAATGCTAACGTCGGGATTGACCGCCGCCAGTCTACAGCAAGCTCTCACGCAAGCTGCACAAGCGAATGTTCCGGCACTTCACCCACTGCAGCCAACTCAACCTCAGGCAACTCAGTTACCAAACATCACTGCCATCAtccaacagcaacagcagcaacaggcGCAGCAAACTCAGGCACAACACAATTTCCATCAGCTGTTGGCGAATATCCCACAAGCAGTTCTACAGAATCTACAAGCCACTACCAAATTCGGCCAAGGTCCACAATTTGTTCCTATTCCATCTCACCTGTTCCTTAACCCGCAAACCCCCGCTCTAGCCAGCAACGGTTCGTCCGCCTCCCTCACGAACCCGATAACGATCTCAACCTCAACAATACCCTCGGGATCAACAACCGTAACGCAACCACTCTCTCCGCCTCCCCTGGTCGCCACAGTCTCAACTTTCTCTACCACCACCAAGCCGATCATGAACACCTTGAACAGCCAAAAAATTATCATTGCTTCGGCCACTACCGGTACAAGCACTGCCAAAGCACCAGTGGCAATCAAACCAATCTCTTCGACGGAGCCACCTAAATTGGTCCCGGTACAGATGAATAAACCGTCGATCTCTATCGCTCCTGTTTTGACAAATCCTCCAAAACTTGTCACACCATCCGCGCCTGTCCCCAAACTGGTTCTGTCGGCCTCGGTTGCCTCCAAAGCTACATCAACCACTGCTCTACCAACAAAAGACCTGCCGAAACCGTGCTTGCTCTCACTGGAACCACCAGCACTCGCTCCTGCCTCAATCCCTGCTGCAATAAAGTTGCCTCTTCCTGGGCCACCAATCAATACTCAACGAGCCATCGATAACAAATCTCCACCAGCGTTGAATCCACTCTCACTGGATTGCGGAAGTAGCAATGATAGCGGCTTCGTAGCCAACTCTAGTGATACCGAAGACAAGTCCCTGACAATCGATCTCTGCTCTCCTGGAACGCCGGATTTTTCACCAcagaagaaagaagaagaaaTTACCAAATCCGTCGAGCCACCATCACCCGATTCACCAACTGCTGAACCGGAAGAAGAAACTGAATTCGATTCTAAAGACGATGAACCAACCGAGCCAGAACTTCCGGAACGCCCACCGCAATCATCCCCTCCTCCGTTACGATTACTTCCGCCGACCATTGAAACCTGCCTGCTAGAAAATCTAAGCCACAACAGCTCCCTACCTCCCAGCCAGAAGTCACCTAAAAGTTTAATCCTGGAGCAAATCAAACTCAAGCTGCCAGACAAACCGGACGATCAACCACAAGAGTCGATGTCCTCCGATCAGGATTCAACTAGCCAAAGCCCGCTGGACGAACAGCAATCATCGATGGCGACTCCGTCAGAATCTCAACGGTCTACAACGCCTATCGATCTCTCGCCACCCAGCATCGACACGGACCTCCTCGCTACACCTCCCCCGGGATCCGAATGTGCAAAAAGTCCCATCCTATCACAGCCGAAAACGATTCGCTTTCCGGCTCTGAATGGAGCTCATCACAACTTTGGACGCAAAGGTTTCCGCCGTCTTTCCGACGGTCGGCTGTTTGGTCTCTGCTACTGGAACAACTGCGACGCCCAGTTCGACACCAGCTCGAAGTTGCTGGACCATCTGCAGATCGAACACGTCAACAGCCAGTCGGGACCATTCGCTTGTCTCTGGGATGGGTGCAAAGTACACAACAAGGAGTCTTGTAGCCGCCGGTGGCTAGAGAGGCACGTACTGTCGCACGGTGGCTCCAAACCGCACAAATGCATCGTCGCTAAATGCGGCATGCGATTCGGGTCACAG ttggcATTGGAAAAACACGTCAACAATCACTTTAGCAATTCGGATAGCGCCGGTTCCAGCAAGCGATCTTCGGACCCACCACTGCCGAAAGTGCTCCGGAAGACCGGTAAAAAACTGCGATACCGACGTCAACCATGGTCTG CCCGACGGTTTGATTTCTTCGACATTGGTGTGATGGAAGGCTTACAGCATAGACTGATTTTGGCTGGCAGTGTGGCCAGTGCACGTCGTGGCACGGTAACCTTCCGTGGACAAGCCGCTGGACGGCGAACGACCAGTACGGGAACGGAAGTTTTCGTTAAGTGGTACCCGAGAGAAAT TATCTCCGACGATTGGATCCCCGAGGCGGAAGTAACTCTCACTAGAGAAATTTCGATACAGGAGCTCAGCCCGGACCAGCGCTTCGAGCTAGAGGCGCAACTGAAGACCAACCGAAAGGCAAATGCTGAGCTTCTGTCCGATCTGCATGAGCTAAACCTTAAACTGCAAACGGTTGCAGACGCCACCAGCAGTAGTTGttgtagcagcagtagcagtagtaGCCGAAGCAGCAGTAGCTTCAGTTTTTCGTCCAGTGGATGTAGCAGCATGAGCACACCCATTCCGTTCAACTCCAGAACGGGACCGAAAAAATTACGCAAACCTTCAAAAGATTCCTACACAACATCATCATCTCCCCTCTCGTCGGTACTGTCGTCTTCATCGTCATCGCTGCTCTCTAGTGgaagcagcaacagcagcagtagttGCAGAAACAGCGGAAGTGCTAGCAGTTGCTCATCCTCCACATCTTCCTGA
- the LOC129724075 gene encoding zinc finger protein jing homolog isoform X2 yields the protein MMVEKYWSGVTTLNCTNSTTFSETSNPGSPCETHASGDDVPQQRIFRKLRTVINAKTAAGCNTKSNAHSRTNVPFAIFSLRMASISAKMAPHTQAANLTIKQQYQPHQWPWSTNSNSNSNNSTTSNSTANSSSSLPASVNTHTQTQPASNAANSVISPSITVTPVNKLKRLQPVQSEASHGGSITRSNSTNTIANGAKRIRATSVEKVNKSVGTNTTNLSGPPGLVAVGSSLAAATSSTTTKKLTQMAIVAASSINHQQQHHLHHQQQQQQQQQQHQQQQISTGTTTTTITKNTRNFTATPNGNADLSNANKITAGRATTLKTTATASATSTTTATAEAEAEITTTTELMTTTSTVLQQKSIIKTPIKGSSASLEKYLNLLQQQQLVKQTDLDVRTLTTSISPTTSLKKVERKTARIAPTVSVNRKVSHSTQGGLGVGQPKKPITIAPRTADPKLGVNFNQQQMGATNSNSQTKQQEQIVKSQQPTVLLTAIRIPQQQQQSTQTQTTQPQSSQQTPQQPPQQQPQQQQQQQFKQTVQQQSPISSPPRTPTKLGSAVFQFHPQTTAVMPNLVQIPNLVPTQPVSSATKLNTVSTTVSATTSSPSQSANLLMNNASHGLTAARLNNGTTQLFMNGAVIKLHQIQQQQQVAVSSAQQVPTSQQNLTMEATTVNMNLNGLISKPPALSATMPLSATATIGTNQQPQQGKTFALHTQPSAQLFQQTNAATAAAFAPQQLFMTPTGGIFLNAAALPTMLTSGLTAASLQQALTQAAQANVPALHPLQPTQPQATQLPNITAIIQQQQQQQAQQTQAQHNFHQLLANIPQAVLQNLQATTKFGQGPQFVPIPSHLFLNPQTPALASNGSSASLTNPITISTSTIPSGSTTVTQPLSPPPLVATVSTFSTTTKPIMNTLNSQKIIIASATTGTSTAKAPVAIKPISSTEPPKLVPVQMNKPSISIAPVLTNPPKLVTPSAPVPKLVLSASVASKATSTTALPTKDLPKPCLLSLEPPALAPASIPAAIKLPLPGPPINTQRAIDNKSPPALNPLSLDCGSSNDSGFVANSSDTEDKSLTIDLCSPGTPDFSPQKKEEEITKSVEPPSPDSPTAEPEEETEFDSKDDEPTEPELPERPPQSSPPPLRLLPPTIETCLLENLSHNSSLPPSQKSPKSLILEQIKLKLPDKPDDQPQESMSSDQDSTSQSPLDEQQSSMATPSESQRSTTPIDLSPPSIDTDLLATPPPGSECAKSPILSQPKTIRFPALNGAHHNFGRKGFRRLSDGRLFGLCYWNNCDAQFDTSSKLLDHLQIEHVNSQSGPFACLWDGCKVHNKESCSRRWLERHVLSHGGSKPHKCIVAKCGMRFGSQLALEKHVNNHFSNSDSAGSSKRSSDPPLPKVLRKTGKKLRYRRQPWSARRFDFFDIGVMEGLQHRLILAGSVASARRGTVTFRGQAAGRRTTSTGTEVFVKWYPREIISDDWIPEAEVTLTREISIQELSPDQRFELEAQLKTNRKANAELLSDLHELNLKLQTVADATSSSCCSSSSSSSRSSSSFSFSSSGCSSMSTPIPFNSRTGPKKLRKPSKDSYTTSSSPLSSVLSSSSSSLLSSGSSNSSSSCRNSGSASSCSSSTSS from the exons TGGTGTCACGACATTAAATTGTACGAACAGTACAACATTCAGCGAAACTTCTAATCCAGGATCTCCGTGCGAAACCCACGCCAGTGGTGACGATGTGCCACAGCAACGGATCTTTCGTAAGTTAAGGACAGTAATCAATGCAAAGACTGCCGCAGGCTGTAACACCAAAAGTAACGCACATAGTCGAACAAACGTACCATTCGCGATCTTTTCACTGCGAATGGCTTCCATCAGTGCAAAAATGGCACCACACACGCAGGCTGCCAATCTTACAATTAAACAGCAATATCAACCCCACCAGTGGCCATGGAGTACCAATAGCAATAGCAACAGTAACAATTCCACCACGAGCAATAGTACAGCCAATAGCAGCAGTAGTCTGCCAGCTTCCGTCAATACTCATACGCAGACACAGCCAGCAAGTAATGCAGCTAACTCTgtcatatcaccatccataacGGTTACACCGGTAAACAAACTAAAACGCCTTCAGCCGGTTCAGTCGGAGGCATCCCATGGTGGTAGCATCACCCGAAGCAATAGCACCAATACCATAGCAAACGGTGCGAAAAGGATTCGAGCAACGAGTGTTGAAAAAGTTAATAAATCGGTCGGCACCAACACCACCAATCTCAGCGGACCACCGGGGCTCGTAGCCGTAGGTTCCAGTTTGGCTGCTGCTACCAGCAGCACCACAACCAAAAAGCTAACACAGATGGCTATCGTCGCCGCCAGCAGCATCAACCATCAGCAGCAACACCACCTCCAccaccaacagcagcagcagcagcaacaacaacagcaccaACAGCAGCAGATCTCAACCGGCACGACCACAACAACCATCACCAAGAACACGAGAAACTTCACTGCCACGCCGAACGGAAATGCCGATCTTAGCAACGCAAACAAAATAACAG CGGGACGAGCCACGACACTGAAGACCACTGCCACAGCTTCGGCGACATCGACGACCACAGCGACGGCAGAAGCGGAAGCAGAAATCACCACTACCACCGAGTTGATGACAACAACTTCCACCGTTCTGCAACAGAAGAGCATCATCAAGACACCGATCAAGGGCTCCAGTGCAAGTCTGGAGAAGTATCTCAATCTCCTGCAACAGCAACAACTCGTAAAGCAGACAGATTTGGACGTCCGAACGCTTACTACTTCTATTTCTCCCACAACCTCACTGAAGAAGGTAGAGCGAAAAACGGCGCGAATAGCACCGACCGTTTCAGTAAACCGTAAGGTCAGTCATTCAACGCAAGGTGGCCTCGGAGTAGGACAGCCCAAAAAGCCCATTACAATAGCTCCGAGAACGGCTGATCCTAAACTGGGAGTTAATTTCAACCAGCAGCAGATGGGGGCCACTAACAGCAACAGTCAAACCAAACAGCAGGAACAAATTGTCAAGTCCCAGCAACCTACGGTTCTGCTTACGGCAATACGTATCccccagcagcagcaacagtccACTCAAACACAAACGACGCAACCACAATCCAGTCAACAGACACCTCAACAACCACCACAGCAGCAaccccagcagcagcagcagcagcaatttAAGCAAACAGTACAACAACAATCTCCAATCAGTAGTCCTCCGCGTACACCAACGAAGTTGGGATCGGCCGTATTTCAGTTTCACCCGCAAACTACAGCTGTAATGCCAAATCTGGTCCAGATTCCTAATCTGGTGCCTACTCAACCGGTGTCCTCGGCAACTAAGCTGAACACTGTTTCAACAACCGTTTCTGCAACAACTAGCAGTCCAAGTCAGTCTGCGAACTTGCTTATGAACAATGCAAGCCACGGTTTGACGGCTGCTCGTTTAAACAACGGAACTACACAACTATTCATGAATGGAGCTGTAATCAAACTGCACCAGatacagcaacaacagcaagtTGCTGTTTCGTCTGCCCAGCAAGTACCAACCAGCCAGCAAAATCTTACCATGGAAGCTACCACCGTTAACATGAACCTGAACGGACTTATCTCGAAGCCGCCTGCACTGTCGGCAACGATGCCATTATCGGCCACTGCCACCATCGGTACAAATCAGCAACCACAACAGGGTAAGACGTTTGCCCTTCATACACAACCATCTGCACAGTTGTTCCAGCAAACAAATGCAGCCACCGCAGCCGCTTTTGCACCTCAGCAACTGTTTATGACTCCCACTGGAGGAATTTTCCTCAATGCAGCTGCCCTGCCAACAATGCTAACGTCGGGATTGACCGCCGCCAGTCTACAGCAAGCTCTCACGCAAGCTGCACAAGCGAATGTTCCGGCACTTCACCCACTGCAGCCAACTCAACCTCAGGCAACTCAGTTACCAAACATCACTGCCATCAtccaacagcaacagcagcaacaggcGCAGCAAACTCAGGCACAACACAATTTCCATCAGCTGTTGGCGAATATCCCACAAGCAGTTCTACAGAATCTACAAGCCACTACCAAATTCGGCCAAGGTCCACAATTTGTTCCTATTCCATCTCACCTGTTCCTTAACCCGCAAACCCCCGCTCTAGCCAGCAACGGTTCGTCCGCCTCCCTCACGAACCCGATAACGATCTCAACCTCAACAATACCCTCGGGATCAACAACCGTAACGCAACCACTCTCTCCGCCTCCCCTGGTCGCCACAGTCTCAACTTTCTCTACCACCACCAAGCCGATCATGAACACCTTGAACAGCCAAAAAATTATCATTGCTTCGGCCACTACCGGTACAAGCACTGCCAAAGCACCAGTGGCAATCAAACCAATCTCTTCGACGGAGCCACCTAAATTGGTCCCGGTACAGATGAATAAACCGTCGATCTCTATCGCTCCTGTTTTGACAAATCCTCCAAAACTTGTCACACCATCCGCGCCTGTCCCCAAACTGGTTCTGTCGGCCTCGGTTGCCTCCAAAGCTACATCAACCACTGCTCTACCAACAAAAGACCTGCCGAAACCGTGCTTGCTCTCACTGGAACCACCAGCACTCGCTCCTGCCTCAATCCCTGCTGCAATAAAGTTGCCTCTTCCTGGGCCACCAATCAATACTCAACGAGCCATCGATAACAAATCTCCACCAGCGTTGAATCCACTCTCACTGGATTGCGGAAGTAGCAATGATAGCGGCTTCGTAGCCAACTCTAGTGATACCGAAGACAAGTCCCTGACAATCGATCTCTGCTCTCCTGGAACGCCGGATTTTTCACCAcagaagaaagaagaagaaaTTACCAAATCCGTCGAGCCACCATCACCCGATTCACCAACTGCTGAACCGGAAGAAGAAACTGAATTCGATTCTAAAGACGATGAACCAACCGAGCCAGAACTTCCGGAACGCCCACCGCAATCATCCCCTCCTCCGTTACGATTACTTCCGCCGACCATTGAAACCTGCCTGCTAGAAAATCTAAGCCACAACAGCTCCCTACCTCCCAGCCAGAAGTCACCTAAAAGTTTAATCCTGGAGCAAATCAAACTCAAGCTGCCAGACAAACCGGACGATCAACCACAAGAGTCGATGTCCTCCGATCAGGATTCAACTAGCCAAAGCCCGCTGGACGAACAGCAATCATCGATGGCGACTCCGTCAGAATCTCAACGGTCTACAACGCCTATCGATCTCTCGCCACCCAGCATCGACACGGACCTCCTCGCTACACCTCCCCCGGGATCCGAATGTGCAAAAAGTCCCATCCTATCACAGCCGAAAACGATTCGCTTTCCGGCTCTGAATGGAGCTCATCACAACTTTGGACGCAAAGGTTTCCGCCGTCTTTCCGACGGTCGGCTGTTTGGTCTCTGCTACTGGAACAACTGCGACGCCCAGTTCGACACCAGCTCGAAGTTGCTGGACCATCTGCAGATCGAACACGTCAACAGCCAGTCGGGACCATTCGCTTGTCTCTGGGATGGGTGCAAAGTACACAACAAGGAGTCTTGTAGCCGCCGGTGGCTAGAGAGGCACGTACTGTCGCACGGTGGCTCCAAACCGCACAAATGCATCGTCGCTAAATGCGGCATGCGATTCGGGTCACAG ttggcATTGGAAAAACACGTCAACAATCACTTTAGCAATTCGGATAGCGCCGGTTCCAGCAAGCGATCTTCGGACCCACCACTGCCGAAAGTGCTCCGGAAGACCGGTAAAAAACTGCGATACCGACGTCAACCATGGTCTG CCCGACGGTTTGATTTCTTCGACATTGGTGTGATGGAAGGCTTACAGCATAGACTGATTTTGGCTGGCAGTGTGGCCAGTGCACGTCGTGGCACGGTAACCTTCCGTGGACAAGCCGCTGGACGGCGAACGACCAGTACGGGAACGGAAGTTTTCGTTAAGTGGTACCCGAGAGAAAT TATCTCCGACGATTGGATCCCCGAGGCGGAAGTAACTCTCACTAGAGAAATTTCGATACAGGAGCTCAGCCCGGACCAGCGCTTCGAGCTAGAGGCGCAACTGAAGACCAACCGAAAGGCAAATGCTGAGCTTCTGTCCGATCTGCATGAGCTAAACCTTAAACTGCAAACGGTTGCAGACGCCACCAGCAGTAGTTGttgtagcagcagtagcagtagtaGCCGAAGCAGCAGTAGCTTCAGTTTTTCGTCCAGTGGATGTAGCAGCATGAGCACACCCATTCCGTTCAACTCCAGAACGGGACCGAAAAAATTACGCAAACCTTCAAAAGATTCCTACACAACATCATCATCTCCCCTCTCGTCGGTACTGTCGTCTTCATCGTCATCGCTGCTCTCTAGTGgaagcagcaacagcagcagtagttGCAGAAACAGCGGAAGTGCTAGCAGTTGCTCATCCTCCACATCTTCCTGA